The following proteins are co-located in the Zonotrichia albicollis isolate bZonAlb1 chromosome 1, bZonAlb1.hap1, whole genome shotgun sequence genome:
- the BMI1 gene encoding polycomb complex protein BMI-1, translating to MHRTTRIKITELNPHLMCVLCGGYFIDATTIIECLHSFCKTCIVRYLETSKYCPICDVQVHKTRPLLNIRSDKTLQDIVYKLVPGLFKNEMKRRRDFYAAHPSADAANGSNEDRGEVADEDKRIITDDEIISLSIEFFDQNRLERKGNKEKEKSKEEVNDKRYLRCPAAMTVMHLRKFLRSKMDIPNTFQIDVMYEEEPLKDYYTLMDIAYIYTWRRNGPLPLKYRVRPTCKRMKISHQREGLNNSGELESDSGSDKASSPAGGIPSTSSCLPSPSTPVQSPHPQFPHISSTMNGTSSSPSSNHQSSFTNRARKTSINGSSATSSG from the exons ATGCACCGAACAACCAGAATCAAAATAACCGAGCTAAACCCCCATCTCATGTGCGTGCTCTGCGGCGGGTACTTCATTGATGCAACAACCATCATAGAGTGCCTCCACTCCT TTTGTAAGACCTGTATCGTGCGTTACTTGGAGACCAGCAAGTATTGTCCTATCTGTGATGTCCAAGTTCACAAAACTCGACCGCTTTTGAATATAAG GTCAGATAAAACTCTCCAGGATATTGTATACAAGCTAGTACCAGGCCTTTTCAAAA ATGAAATGAAAAGAAGAAGGGATTTTTATGCTGCTCATCCGTCGGCTGATG CTGCCAATGGCTCTAATGAAGACAGAGGAGAAGTAGCTGATGAAGACAAAAGAATTATAACAGACGACGAGATAATAAGCTTATCCATTGAATTCTTTGACCAGAATAG actgGAGCGAAAAGGAaataaggagaaagaaaagtcaAAGGAAGAG GTGAATGACAAAAGATACTTGCGCTGCCCAGCAGCAATGACAGTGATGCATCTAAGAAAGTTCCTGCGGAGTAAGATGGATATACCTAACACTTTCCAG ATTGATGTGATGTATGAAGAGGAGCCTCTGAAGGACTACTACACCCTAATGGATATTGCCTACATCTATACCTGGAGGCGG AACGGGCCTCTGCCCTTGAAATACCGGGTCCGACCCACTTGCAAGAGGATGAAGATCAGTCACCAGAGGGAAGGCTTGAATAATAGCGGGGAGCTGGAAAGTGACTCTGGGAGCGACAAGGCAAGCAGCCCAGCAGGAGGCAtcccctccacctcctcctgtttgcccagccccagcacaccaGTCCAGTCTCCTCACCCCCAGTTCCCCCACATCTCCAGCACCATGaatggcaccagcagcagccccagcagtaaCCACCAGTCCTCCTTTACCAACAGAGCTCGGAAAACATCAATAAATGGCTCCTCAGCCACTTCATCTGGTTGA